A region of the Candidatus Marsarchaeota archaeon genome:
CTTTATGCCGACGTCGTCGCCATTCTTTGCCTCGCTGACGTCCTGCCTCTCTATCTGCATGCTCGACACCTTCTGCCTGAGCCGCGCCTCGCCCTTCACCACCTCTATCGTGTCGCCAACCTTCAGGTGCCCGGTAAGCACCACCGCGGCCACGCCGATTTTGCTGAAGAAGTGCTCGACCTTGCCCACAAGGACGCGTTGCTCGCCAGGCCCTTCCTGCTGGTGTTCCCTGGCATCGAGTTCATTCTGGTCGTTTACGAGGGAGTCTATGTTGTCCGCATTGCCCTTTCCCCACATTGGACCACTGCTAATCCATGCAAATCGCAGTATTAAATAACAGTCGGTAAGGGCCCCGTAGCAAGGGCGCAGGGATGCCTATGCTCGGCCAATTGCCTGCTCAAACGCCCTGCTGCTGCTTTGCGGCGGCCGTGCCCATATAGCCAAGCTGTTTGGCCGAGCGCATCGCAAGCACGTATCCGGCATAACCCAATACGATTACGCTTATTATTACAAGGAAGAAGCCTATGCCCAGCGAGTCAAGGTTGTGCACCTTTATGCCAGTTGCTATAGCGAAACCGAGAATCTGCGGGAATGTAAGTATCAGCGCTCCTCCTACAATGAACACGATCCCGCCGTACTTCAGCACGAAAGTTGACATGTAGACGGATACGAAGCGCAGCCCCTTCTCGGTAAGCTTTTTGATCTTGCGCATGTACCCGCCGAAGAACGCTCCGAACGCTATCTGCATCGTCATCGTGCCGAGCCCGAAGAGCGCGCCAGGCAGCCAGCCCAGCCATGCTGAGTGCATTGCAGGAGAGAGCACCGTGTATATGATGAGTGCGAATGCGCCGAATCCGAATCCCGCTATGAAGCCATGCACGAGCGCGAGCTTTGAAGGCACCGGCTTAGTGGATATGCTGTCATCGCAGCAGAGTGCAGGATTTACCTTGTGCTCAAGCTCTAGGTGTTGTTCCTTGCTGCCGTGCTTGTGTATGCCGAGCGCCTCGCCGAGCCTCTCCTCAATGTAGTGCCAGTGAGGGTACCTGCCCCTTCCGGCTATGTAGAACCCCGCGCCGGCCATCGCTATGCCGACTATTATGTAGGTGACGCCGAACGCGAAGTTCGACATGAAAATAGCCGCGAGTGCGAAGAATGCGATCTCAGAGAGTATTGCGCGCTGCACAGTGAAGCCCGTGGAGAACAGGAGCCCTGCCTTCGCTCCTCCTTTTACGCTGTAGCTGCCTATCGCATACGAGAACGTTATCGGCCACGTGTGCTCATCGGGCGTTATTCCGTGTATTATGCCAAGGACGTACGAAAGTATGATCGCCTCGAGTATCGTCACGTTGGTTGGATTCCAAAAATTGAGGTTTAACGCTATAGGCATGTCGCACCACGTTAATTCCGCACCGGCCGTATCGGCTTGCCATGGGGGCAAAGCCCTGGCTCGCGCAGCTTTTCAAAGATCTTTATCGCGGTCTTGTTGCTTATCAGGAAGTCCAGCTTGTTGCACTCGCTGCATGCCTCTTTCACTCCGACGCCGTTTCTTGCAAGGAGCGTCTCAATGACCCTGTGCCTGAACCTTATGCCGTCCTCTTCCTCCATCCCGAGCCGGGTCATCTCCACCAGGCCATCCTTGCTCCTCTTCACCATTCCGGCCCCGGCAAGCCTTTTCACGAGCATATAGGCGGTAGACGGCTTTATGCCTAGCCTTTTGCTCAGGCGCGTGAGCTTTATGCTGCCTTCATCTGCTATCACCGCGAGGCAGTCCTTCTCTCTCCTGGTTATCCCCATGTCAGTGCCACCAATAATTTAGTATTATACTAAATAATTTAGTATGCTACTAATTAATAAGGCTTTCGTATTGGAGCATCGAGTCTCTGATTTGGTTGCAGCCTTACAGAATTCACTTTGCGAACCTTATGTAAATCCTACGGTACTGCAGCAGCACCGCCGCTACCAGAACTACGATTATTGTAAGGTATGCGTACAGGAATGGGGAGGCGCTGCCCTTGACACTGGAGCCTATGCTGATCGTCAAAACTACGCTCAGCACTCCCAAAAATGCGATTACCAATGCGTGCACCGTGAATATCATGCTGAACGCAATGCTCTGCTTGTTCTTGCCGTCCTTCTGCTCCCCGATATGATAGAACAGCGAAGGCAGGTTCATAAGGTATGGGTATCTCTCGAATAGCGTGTACCTGTATCTGATTATCAGAAGGAGCACCACCAGTACGCACGTGAACACAAACGGAGCTATGAACAATGCCGTTGTCCTGCTTGTGGTCCCTAAATAATGCGCACCTACAATCCAAGCAGAGAGAACAAGCAGCACTCCAATAACGATTAGTACCTTTGCCGCTCCTTCAAGCCCGTATCTATTAAGCGTTCTTCCGGCCATAAGTATAACATCCAGTCAGACTATATAAGCCTTATGGGACTTAAACTGAATTTCAGAAGCCCCGAGAGGGCACGCCTCCACGCAAGCCAACTCACAATTGACAAGAGTTGAAATACTTCTATTTGCTGTACTGGTTTTGGGTGTATTTGTGCATCTTCTGTTGCATTTGTAACTAATACAAAAATCCGAATAAAAATAAAGGTATCTTGTTTTCTTGGAAATCGATCGAATCTACTGCAATGTAATCGGCATTGCTTGTCTTCCTCCATTTGCCGCTTACTTCTATAACTGTTCCATTTACTGCAAAATCTGGGGTCTTTTCTCCCCTTTCTGTTTTAAAGTAACAGTTTGGCTTCACACAATTCACAAAAAACTCTTCCCTTTTTGCCCCAATATCGGTATCTGCCTTTTGTGAACTATTAAGGGCCTGGCGGAAAGGTATGCTTAAGAATATCTTCGGCTCCTTCCTAAAGCCCTCTTTGCATGGAAAGAGCTGCAAAATAATCCCAACCTTCGAAAGGTCGTTTATGAATTTTATTGCTGTTACCTTGCTTATTTCCAAATAACTTGCTATACTTGAGTAGCTTACCTCATACGGTCCCGAGGCAGCCACTTTATAAAGCAGCTTATAAAGCTTGTTTGTCGAATTTATGTCAATCTCTTTAAGGCTTGCCAAATCAGTAACAAGCATCTTTTCTATAGTATTTAGTATCGCTTCTGGGTATTCTTTCTCAATATCATCATATAATATGCCTCCATATCTATAGTATTCTTCCATATACGGGGCAAATCTTGCATACTTTGTTAAAATATCCCTGCGTTTTGGAAGGTGAATAAGGTCATCAAAATGCACAGATTCTAAATTCTCGTTTTTCTTTATATTCAAATATTCTCTTAAAGAGGCAGGTTTCAACTCGTGCATTATTGCGCGCCTGCTAAGGTCTGCACCTTTTTGCAATTCAATTGCCGAAGAACCTGTGAATATTATGTTTGCATTGCCTTCGTCATAAAGCGTTTTAATATCCGAAGTCCAACCTGATCTTGTATGGATTTCGTCTATATACATATTCTTATATCCTTTATCTAAAGCATATGATACTATATCATAAATGTCATACTTTAACAGATATTTTGCATCTACCGGTATATAAAGTGATTTTTCTTTTAAGGCGGCCAACTGCAGCAGAAGAACTGTTTTGCCAATGCCTCTTATCCCATATATGCCATGGTAAAATTTTGGCGATGCTGCCTTGAGTTCTTCAAAAATGTACCTATGTTTGCCTAAACGCTTTGCTTTTTCTATCTGCTTTCCGCTGTTAAGCTCTAGCCTTGAAAATATCTCGCTTTCCATATGGATCTATTGGTAATGATAATTATAAATACATTTTGTTTACTACAATAAACGAAATGCATGCATCTTGTTTGTTATAATAAACCAAATAAACCTAATCTTAATCCATCAAACCATGTATAAAAGAGCATAAAAATAGACTCTTTTCTTTTAGGCCTTCATCGCCTTTATACTTTAGTATGAACCTAAGCGGGTTCCTTACTTAAAGTTAAGAGCCCCGAGAGGGATTTGAACCCTCGGCTTCCAGTTTACGAAACTGGCACTCTACCGCTGAGTTACCGGGGCCTGCGCCGCCTTCCAATCCTATGCTTAGACATATAAAGCTTTAAAGATAAACGCAGTTGATTACCTGATTAATTTGCTGAGGTATTGAGGATGGCCGACCAGCCTTTTGACATGCAAAGCGGCGATGCTGGCAAAGAGCCGCAGATGCCTGACCCGGGCATCCCAGGCCAAGAAGCGGTTTCCACGCCTGGCATACCGCAGCAGGACTGGCAGAGCCAAGGCACGAAATTCGATGTGACGCCATCCCGCCCCGTGCAGCCCCAATACTACAAGCCCGCGCGGTTCGGGCCGCCTGTGCGCAATATAGCGATAATAGGCGTTATCGTGGTGGTTGCCGTAATCGGCGTACTATTCGCGTCAGGTGTGCTAACCCACCGCACTGTAACCACGACAATAGCCACTACTACGGCAATGCCCGTCGGCGCAATATCATCGTGCCAGGCAATAAACGCGTCAGGCTCGTATTACCTGTCGGGCGACGTGTCATCGCATGGCTCTGGCGCATGCATAACGATAAAAGCAAGCGACGTCTCGCTGATATGCAACCAGAACCGCATAACCGGCTCTGGGCCGTACGGCAATTCGACGCCTTACACGTATGGGATCGCGGTCAACGGCAGCGATGACACCATAAGCGGCTGCGTTGTCAGCGCATTCTCATACGGCATATACGCAACGTACGCCCCTTCTCTAACCCTTACGCGCAACAACGTCTCGCAGAACGCAATGGCTGACGTGTACCTTTACAATTCGCCGAACAGCACGCTGAGCATGAACTACCTATCAAAGGCACCGAGCTACCAGGGCGCCCTCTACATGTCTGGCGACACTGCTGGCACAAGCGTGTACAACAACACTATAACGAACAACACTCAGTCTGGCATCTACATTGATTCGTCTGGCAACTCATTCAAAGATAATTACATTAACGGGTCGCAGTACTCTTTCACTTGTGTGCCTGTGTATGGATTCCCCAACAGCAGCACAGCGCTGTCAAACACATGCTACAACAACAACGGCTGTGACTTTGCCACGTGCATGGGCACGAACATGCCGCTCAACTTCTCGGCCATATCGCTTGGCAGCTCAATACGCACGTGCGGCTCGATAAACTCGCCAGGCCTGTACAGCCTGGAGAACGGCCTCAATGCAAGCCGCAGCCTGTCCGTGCAGCCGTGCATAACGGTGAACGCCAGCAATGTGGAGCTCAGCTGCAACCGCATGCCGATAACCGGCGCATATATAGGGATAAGCGCGGCCTCTGAATCAGGAATACAGCTCAGCGACTGCAACATAAGCGATTCCCAGATAGGCATAGCGTTCGACAACGTGGTTCATTCGAACGTCACCAACAGCACGCTCGCCACCGGGAGCACAGGTGTACTTATCCAGAAATCAAGGGACAACACGCTGCTCGGCCTGAAGGCCACCGGCTATGCCAGCGGCATATACCTGTCCAACTCAACGCTTAACACGGTGCAGTCATTCAATGCATCGGGCAACACGTACGGCATATACCTGGCAAACTCGACCGGCAATGTCTTCACGCGCGGCGTGGCCCAGAATAACAGCCGGATGGACGTCTTCGCGACTAACAGCTCAGCAGGCCAGAACTACAACCTGATGCAGGGCACGTCCTGCGGCCTAACCGATGCTGCATGGGCCACATGCGCGCAGCATTATTCCCCATTGCTCAAGTACTATCCGGTGAACGGATGCATGATAGTAAGCAGGTCAGGCAACTACACGCTGACAAGCAACGTGCTCACAGGCTCGCCGGAGTGCCTGGGCATAACCGCCAACGATGTTCGGTTCTCGTGCAACGGCTTCTCCATAACTCAGTTGAAGCCCAGCATCAACAGCACGGCATTCCAGATCGCAAATGTGAACAACGTATCACTATCTAACTGCACGATCGTATCGTTCACGCGCGGAATTACGGTAAGGAACGCAACTGGCGTACACGTCAACTCATCGCGCATAAGCTCCAGCCCTACAGGCATATCACTCTACAGGGTGTCAAACTCATCTGTGCATGGCAATCGCATATCCTCAAGCTCTGTTGCAGGAATAAGCATGCTGTCTGTCAGCAACACCAGCATATACTCTAACAACGTGACACAGGGCTCGCCTGGTATTGGCATAACGATGAATGCATCGCTCAACAATGACGTTTACAGCAATTTCATGTCCGGTGACTCGATGGGCATGTATTTCGGCCAGGGCTCGCTGAACAATACTGTGTCTAACAATATGGTGCAGCTCAGCGGCACCTACGACTACGCCTGCAGCCCATCGGCCAGCTCGCTCGAAGCGGAGAACGGTGGCGTGAACTACGGCACGAAGAAGAGCGGCTGCTCGTGGCTGGCCGCCATCACGCAGCCCGTAATGAGCATATGCACTGCATTCACGTCCCCTACGACCTACCAGTTTACATCTGACATGGAATATTCGACAGGCACGCTGTGCTACGGCATATACTCAAACGACACGACAATCAACTGCATGGGCCACACTGTGCTGGCCGAGAACGGCGGCACGTTCGCGCTCTTCAAGAACGTCAAGTCGGGAACAATAGAGAACTGCAACCTGAAGGGCTTCACGAAACCGATCGTCGCGATAAACTCGAGCGTTACCGTGCAGAACAATACAATATTCAGCAACGCGACCGGCGCGCCATCGCAGGCCTCAATAAGCATATCAAATTCGCAGGGCGCAGACGTCCTGTACAACAACATAACAACAGAATCTACGGGAGTTGCGCTGTACAACGTATCGGGCAACGAGCTGCGTGGCAACTACGTAGATTCGACGTACGACGCATACGACCTGTCCAATGCGACGGGCATAAACGTACAGGCAAACACGGCGCACAGCCTGAAGGGCGCAGGCCTGGTGTTCTCTGGTTCTATGGGGGATACGCTGGAAAACAACTTCCTTTATGGCTTCACCTACGGCCTGGCGTGCATAGGCTCCAGTTCCGGCTCAACATCGATTGTCGACAATGGCCAGAACACCTGCTCGCTGCAGGCCGGCTGCTCATGGCTCAAGGCCTCGCTATCAACGTGCTAGCCGTGCATACGTTTTTAGAGCTGGGCGCGCAAAGCGTTATCGGTGTTTATGCTTTTCAAGGAACTTGCCGATTTTTATAGCAGGCTCGAAGGAGTGTCTTCGCGCCTCACGATGATAGACATACTGACCGAAGCGCTCAAGAGCGCCGGCACGGAAGAGGCTCAGAAGATAATATATATGACGGAGGGCATACTCGCCCCGCCGTTCGAGGGCCTCGACTTCGGCATAGCGGAGAAGACGGCCGAAGACTCCATAGCCATGGCAACAGGCTACACGAAGGAGCAGGTGCATTCCGAGTACAAGAAGCTCGGGGACATGGGACTGGTGGCAGAGAAGCTGGTTGGAGCTACCAAGCTGAGGCGCATGCGAAGCTCGCAGTACACAGTCAGCCAGTTATACGACACGATGCTCAAGATCTCGCGCACCTCCGGCCACGGGAGTAAGGACACCAAGATAAAGATGCTTGCCGATGCGATAGCATCGTCGTCGCCGCTTGAGGCGCGCTACGTTGTGCGCTACCCACTCGGCGAGCTGCGCCTCGGCGCAGGCGACTCGACAATACTCGAGGCGCTTTCCGTGGTTGCTACAGGAGGGCGCTCGATAAAGGCGGAGCTAGAAGCCGCATACAACATATGCAGCGACCTCGGCCTCGTGGGCAGGGCCGTGAAGGAGGGCGGCGCCGATGCCATAAAGCACTTCAAGGTGGATCTATTCAAGCCGATAAGGCCCGCTCTTGCGGAGCGGCTGCCTACCGCAGAGCAGATACTGGAGCGCATGCACGGGAGGTGCGCCGTAGAGCAGAAGTACGACGGATTCAGGTGCCAGATACACAAGGACGGTGCTGACGTGCGCATATTCTCGCGAAGGCTGGAGAACACCACTGCCATGTTCCCTGACATAGTGAAGGCGGTGCAGCGCGAGGTCAAGGCGCGGCGCATAATATTCGAAGGCGAGGCGCTGGCATACAACGAAGCTACCGGCGAGTTCATGCCATTCCAGGAAACGATACAGAGGAAGCGCAAGCACGGCATCAAGGAGAAGATAGAGGAGCTGCCACTGCACCTCATGGCGTTCGACGTGATGTACATCGATGGCAAGGACTACATGCACGAACCTTACGAGCAGCGGAGGAAGGCGCTCGAGGGCGTGCTGTCAAAAGACGGCATAATACTGCCAACAAAGCGCATCATAACCTCTTCGGCCAAGGAGCTCGAATCGTTCTTCGAGAGCTCCGTCGAGAACGGCCTCGAGGGCATAGTGGCGAAGGACCTGCAGGCAGAATACATAGCCGGCGCCAGAAAGTTCAGCTGGATAAAGCTCAAGCGCAGCTACAGGGGCGAGCTCTCTGACACGCTCGACCTCGTCATAGTGGGCTACTTCCTCGGCAGGGGCGCTCGCGCCGAGTTAAAGTTCGGGGGCCTGCTCTGCGCGGTCTACAACGAGAAGCGTGACATGTTCGAGACGGTTTCCAGGCTGGGCACCGGCTTCACCGAGAAGCAGATGACCGAGCTAAAGGAACTCCTTGACAAGGCGAAGTCGAAGCCCAAGCCCGCGCGCGTAGACTCGCTGATAGAACCGGATTTCTGGGTTTATCCCAAGTACGTAGTCACGGTAAAGGCCGACGAGATAACGCGCTCGCCCATGCACACCTGCGGCAGGTCGAAGAGCGAGAGCGGCGAGGAGACAGGATACGCGCTGCGCTTCCCGAGGCTTGTGGGCGAAGAGGCGGTGAGGAGCGACAAGAGCGTAGAAGAGGCGACGACTACGAAGGAGGTCGAGGAGATGTTCAGGCAGCAGAGGAAGGTGCGCGTGGTTGATAATCCATCCTAGGTCCATTTCCAAAAATCAGTCACCGAGTAAGCGATAAGGTATGCCGGCCTTCGATATGGCCGTTCACACTTCCCTTGCATTCTCTATTATTCTAGAAAACTTCTGCACGCTCTTCACTATGTCCTTCATCTTTGGATTGAGCTTGTAGCCGAGGCCGTAGCCGTTCGCCGTCCTTATGTGCGTCGGCTGTATGGCGTTGAGGTCGAGCGAGAGCTCCCTGAGCGTTATTATGAGCGTCTTTCTGGTGAACTTCTTCTCCAGATCCGCGTAGAGCTCCTTGGTGGTTCTCGGAGATTTCTGCAAAAGCAGATTCATTACAGCGTAATTCGGCCTGCTGAGCACCTTTCGGAGCGCCCAAATCTCATCTTGCTGCTTCTCACGCTTAGGCATACCCACCCACACAAACTATTCAGAATGAAGGTTTAAAAGCCTTTGTAGTGCGGGTCACAAACGTTGACTAATATTCAAGATTAAACGCCCTCTGGACGGATTTTCTGGCGGCCCATTGCCAAACTTATATACAAAAGTATAAGAATATTTACTTTAGTAAATATAATGGTAGATGAGTAGATGGCATTGCTGCATGGCCTACTCGGCAACATTGGGGCGCGACATGCGCAAAAGGGTGGGCGCATGGCTGAGGGCAAGCTCTCGTTCACCATAACCGCTTCATATCCTGACAAGCCACTCGAACAGCCGGACCGCTTCAGGGTCATAGGCAAGTCCGGCAGCTCGATGCTCTATTCGCTGCTCGCCCTTCCCGACGAGAAGGCGGTGATGAATGATGCAGCGAAGGCCAAATCCAGGCTCATCAATGCGCTCTCGGCAGACATGGGAGTTGGCGACCTGACCTTCAGGCCTGCAATCGAGAGGGCCATGTCGATCGCGTCAACATTCACGGAGGCCGATCCGCGCAAGGCCATAATCCCCTACATAGCGGCGCACGAGGTAGCGGGCTACGGCCCTATAAGCATGCTGCTCGACGACAGGTCTGGCATAGAAGAGATAATGATAAATTCTCCGGCTTCGAATATCGTGATCTACCACTCAAAGTACGGCTACTGCCAGACAAACATGAGATTCAACGGCGCGCCAGAATTCAGGTTCACCATGAACCGCATACTCGGCGATCTCGACACCGAGATAAGCGAAGAACATCCCATCATAGACGCGCAGCTGTATGACGGTTCCAGGCTTCACGCGCAGCTGGCTCCGTATGCAGTAAGCGGCGCAGCGGCCTCGATACGCCTGAGCGCAGGCAGGCGCATAGATATCAGGCGCATGCTCGCAGAAGGCACGACCAGCGCGGAGGCGCTCGCATATCTGTGGATGGCGCTTCTTGCGGGCGCGAACATAGCCATAGCAGGCGCTCCAGCCACTGGCAAGACCACGCTCCTGGTGGCGCTCAACGACCTAATGCCGCACTACGAGCGCATAATAACCATAGAAGAAGACATAAACGAGCTCAAGCCGTATGGCAACTTCATGAATGCGACGATGCTGCAGGGCTCGAGCATAGCGGGCAGGCATGCGGTCAAGGAGCAGGTGATCAACGCGCTGCACCTGAGGCCTGACAGGCTGATTGTTGGAGAGGTGCGGGGCGAGGAGACAGGCGAGGTCTTCTTCGGCGCAAACATAGGCGTGCCGTTCATAACTACGCTGCACGCGTCAGCCAACGGCACCGCCGTGATAGACAGGCTCTCGACGAAGCCCATGGCCGTGCAGCGCGAGCTCGTAAGCATGCTGGACGTTTCCGTGCTCATGGAGAAGGCGCATGACGGCGTGCGAAGGCTATCGAGCATAGCAGAGTACTCATGGCTTGCGAGGGGCGAGCTGCCATACGAAACAGGCAAGGAATTCGACGTGCTGTACGTGGCCGAAGGCGCGAGCGTCATCCAACAGGCCCTGAAGGCCTCAAAGGTCCTCAAGGCATATTCCAGCGAGTTCTCGCTCAGCATGGCCGAAACGATTAAGGATTTCAAGCGCAGGGCCTCGTTCCTGGCAGGGCTTACAAGCAAGGAAGGAGACGTCTACAACCTGATAAGAGAGTATGGTGTCGTCCTATGATCATTCCAAGCGCAGAGCAGGTGATTGGCACTGTTGCAGCGCCGATTGCAGCCCTAGCAATTATCGGCCTTACTGGCGTAAGGCTGCTTGTGTTCATACCTCTGTCAGTTTCATTGCTTGCCGTGTTCCTAATCTTCGGAATGCGCCGTGCCGCAGCGCGGCGGCGCGCTGCCGAGCTGGCCGGGCTCCATCTCATAATCCAGGAGACGCTCTCGCGTATGGCGCATGGCAAGCCCTTCCCTGCAGCATTGCGGGCCTCTATCGGCCATGCGCGCCCTGACGACGCTGCGCGTTCGGTTCTAGGCATCGCATTGGCGAGAATGGAAGCGGGCGACATGCCCAAGCAGGCGATCGGGAACGCGATTGCAGACCAGCGCTGCTCGGGCTTCAGTGATGCCCTCAAGGAGGGGATTGCGTGCATGGCGCGCGCCGCTGCAAGCGCCAACATGGCCGGCGCCCTGCGCTCGTTCGACGAGGAGCTCGAAAGAAACGCAACTGAAGCATCTGAGAGGCGCGCCGGCCGCATGCAGCGCTCCGGCGCAATATCGATGCTGCTCGGGACCATCGTGCCGTCGTTCATGACATTCGGGCTCGTCGGCTATTCTATAGTCTACCAGCAGGGCCTGCTCCTTGGCGCCTTTGCTGTTATGCTTGTAGTTGCCATGCCTGGCCTTTACAGCATGAGCACCGGGTGGATGGATGAGAGCTGATGCGAGGGCATTGCTGGGAATCATGGGCAGCGGCGCTGCGGCCCTGCCTTCTTTTGCAGCGGCGCTGCTCCTCGCCTATCTTGGCATCATGGTGCCTGCAATAGCCGTAATAGCAGTATTCGGTTTCGCGTGGAACGCAAGCAGGACGCGCGCCAATAAGGCCAGGGCAAGCGCAGACTCTATGGCCCTCGGCCTTGCGCGCCGG
Encoded here:
- a CDS encoding translation elongation factor-like protein, which encodes MWGKGNADNIDSLVNDQNELDAREHQQEGPGEQRVLVGKVEHFFSKIGVAAVVLTGHLKVGDTIEVVKGEARLRQKVSSMQIERQDVSEAKNGDDVGIKTDEPVAEGSLVYVVGQE
- a CDS encoding metal-dependent transcriptional regulator, which gives rise to MGITRREKDCLAVIADEGSIKLTRLSKRLGIKPSTAYMLVKRLAGAGMVKRSKDGLVEMTRLGMEEEDGIRFRHRVIETLLARNGVGVKEACSECNKLDFLISNKTAIKIFEKLREPGLCPHGKPIRPVRN
- a CDS encoding AAA family ATPase, producing the protein MESEIFSRLELNSGKQIEKAKRLGKHRYIFEELKAASPKFYHGIYGIRGIGKTVLLLQLAALKEKSLYIPVDAKYLLKYDIYDIVSYALDKGYKNMYIDEIHTRSGWTSDIKTLYDEGNANIIFTGSSAIELQKGADLSRRAIMHELKPASLREYLNIKKNENLESVHFDDLIHLPKRRDILTKYARFAPYMEEYYRYGGILYDDIEKEYPEAILNTIEKMLVTDLASLKEIDINSTNKLYKLLYKVAASGPYEVSYSSIASYLEISKVTAIKFINDLSKVGIILQLFPCKEGFRKEPKIFLSIPFRQALNSSQKADTDIGAKREEFFVNCVKPNCYFKTERGEKTPDFAVNGTVIEVSGKWRKTSNADYIAVDSIDFQENKIPLFLFGFLY
- a CDS encoding right-handed parallel beta-helix repeat-containing protein, translating into MADQPFDMQSGDAGKEPQMPDPGIPGQEAVSTPGIPQQDWQSQGTKFDVTPSRPVQPQYYKPARFGPPVRNIAIIGVIVVVAVIGVLFASGVLTHRTVTTTIATTTAMPVGAISSCQAINASGSYYLSGDVSSHGSGACITIKASDVSLICNQNRITGSGPYGNSTPYTYGIAVNGSDDTISGCVVSAFSYGIYATYAPSLTLTRNNVSQNAMADVYLYNSPNSTLSMNYLSKAPSYQGALYMSGDTAGTSVYNNTITNNTQSGIYIDSSGNSFKDNYINGSQYSFTCVPVYGFPNSSTALSNTCYNNNGCDFATCMGTNMPLNFSAISLGSSIRTCGSINSPGLYSLENGLNASRSLSVQPCITVNASNVELSCNRMPITGAYIGISAASESGIQLSDCNISDSQIGIAFDNVVHSNVTNSTLATGSTGVLIQKSRDNTLLGLKATGYASGIYLSNSTLNTVQSFNASGNTYGIYLANSTGNVFTRGVAQNNSRMDVFATNSSAGQNYNLMQGTSCGLTDAAWATCAQHYSPLLKYYPVNGCMIVSRSGNYTLTSNVLTGSPECLGITANDVRFSCNGFSITQLKPSINSTAFQIANVNNVSLSNCTIVSFTRGITVRNATGVHVNSSRISSSPTGISLYRVSNSSVHGNRISSSSVAGISMLSVSNTSIYSNNVTQGSPGIGITMNASLNNDVYSNFMSGDSMGMYFGQGSLNNTVSNNMVQLSGTYDYACSPSASSLEAENGGVNYGTKKSGCSWLAAITQPVMSICTAFTSPTTYQFTSDMEYSTGTLCYGIYSNDTTINCMGHTVLAENGGTFALFKNVKSGTIENCNLKGFTKPIVAINSSVTVQNNTIFSNATGAPSQASISISNSQGADVLYNNITTESTGVALYNVSGNELRGNYVDSTYDAYDLSNATGINVQANTAHSLKGAGLVFSGSMGDTLENNFLYGFTYGLACIGSSSGSTSIVDNGQNTCSLQAGCSWLKASLSTC
- a CDS encoding ATP-dependent DNA ligase; protein product: MLFKELADFYSRLEGVSSRLTMIDILTEALKSAGTEEAQKIIYMTEGILAPPFEGLDFGIAEKTAEDSIAMATGYTKEQVHSEYKKLGDMGLVAEKLVGATKLRRMRSSQYTVSQLYDTMLKISRTSGHGSKDTKIKMLADAIASSSPLEARYVVRYPLGELRLGAGDSTILEALSVVATGGRSIKAELEAAYNICSDLGLVGRAVKEGGADAIKHFKVDLFKPIRPALAERLPTAEQILERMHGRCAVEQKYDGFRCQIHKDGADVRIFSRRLENTTAMFPDIVKAVQREVKARRIIFEGEALAYNEATGEFMPFQETIQRKRKHGIKEKIEELPLHLMAFDVMYIDGKDYMHEPYEQRRKALEGVLSKDGIILPTKRIITSSAKELESFFESSVENGLEGIVAKDLQAEYIAGARKFSWIKLKRSYRGELSDTLDLVIVGYFLGRGARAELKFGGLLCAVYNEKRDMFETVSRLGTGFTEKQMTELKELLDKAKSKPKPARVDSLIEPDFWVYPKYVVTVKADEITRSPMHTCGRSKSESGEETGYALRFPRLVGEEAVRSDKSVEEATTTKEVEEMFRQQRKVRVVDNPS
- a CDS encoding type II/IV secretion system ATPase subunit, which produces MAEGKLSFTITASYPDKPLEQPDRFRVIGKSGSSMLYSLLALPDEKAVMNDAAKAKSRLINALSADMGVGDLTFRPAIERAMSIASTFTEADPRKAIIPYIAAHEVAGYGPISMLLDDRSGIEEIMINSPASNIVIYHSKYGYCQTNMRFNGAPEFRFTMNRILGDLDTEISEEHPIIDAQLYDGSRLHAQLAPYAVSGAAASIRLSAGRRIDIRRMLAEGTTSAEALAYLWMALLAGANIAIAGAPATGKTTLLVALNDLMPHYERIITIEEDINELKPYGNFMNATMLQGSSIAGRHAVKEQVINALHLRPDRLIVGEVRGEETGEVFFGANIGVPFITTLHASANGTAVIDRLSTKPMAVQRELVSMLDVSVLMEKAHDGVRRLSSIAEYSWLARGELPYETGKEFDVLYVAEGASVIQQALKASKVLKAYSSEFSLSMAETIKDFKRRASFLAGLTSKEGDVYNLIREYGVVL